From one Pseudobdellovibrionaceae bacterium genomic stretch:
- a CDS encoding UvrD-helicase domain-containing protein: MSSAPFELNHQIVRAGAGAGKTTTLTKTVMETALSFDHSQGRFPRIVVTTFTRKATQELRERLVAGAVATGRNDFLDYVSSRSNLHISTIHGVLSLFLRRYGHLLELDTGFKILSEADGFRLAKTVFRKQLLESAEASDLVEIWSVNELVGMLRSYHEMKLQYPEARALQLTDCGELFRALVYPLVLSLREIISQAREQTDNEKWQIYFTGLERLFVAIERVQNETHWTAIETANEALGRKPNFSSKTSPAAFSPELKEKLDEDLKSLKALLEKEGVGASSWNELVELAVRFQSVADLFHENFTHHKRSTGQLEMGDLELLARDSLRKFPQVGEAFSQEWDYWLIDEFQDTSPLQVELLDLLIGDRKAFVVGDPQQSIYLFRGARSEVFQERWKVIGSKGGDQREKAVNYRSQPSLLLFFNDVFRGLGSQFRPMEPRSPDLNTDQPVAYFAVGKDYDGEVEGLENSELAAIIHHIERLRSGKAEFQDICILGRTNGHLADLARKLQAVGYPIHLHAASGFYDRREIRDAMSLVRFFLNVHDDANLFTLVRSPFFRVSDDELAHIMSSGEGSLWQKLIDRAGDCPAVRRLKSYLQMSHSTGVAWAVRRAILDDGVFSLSFQYDGTGRREANLWKFIKQVVELERKPGSRFIDLSDRLGRELSPDEESSESDAVTALEPDRINLMTIHSSKGLQFPHVLLPRCDRGNRAKASPSFGLEEESGIWAVSRRSPLDGEKIHSLPALVDQARRHTREMEESERLLYVALTRAKDTVFCSWSEKVQSNSWAEKLNGWVREPGQIKRPSYCFEVELGPWSVETNLGDRDLQQSVPEKAMHPEDPTSHEMGPKFSVSEYLEEKLELPQMEQLRPGAEEVQSRVQASNEGILIHRLMETLHFDWDFDCSAAAEEWFGPQASKARTAIDYVRSCQEPPMRDLIQGGEVEWGFQVPTAKGILEGQIDLWGRDSEGQVWLIDYKSGSEKYLDKALHQLSLYSVALRKLGIKEEIRLAVVYPLTGKSHFRQAPSEAQLVKLFPELF; the protein is encoded by the coding sequence ATGTCGAGCGCCCCATTTGAATTGAACCATCAGATCGTTCGGGCCGGTGCGGGAGCGGGAAAGACCACGACCCTGACTAAAACAGTTATGGAGACGGCTCTGAGTTTTGATCATAGCCAGGGGCGCTTTCCGAGGATCGTGGTGACCACATTTACCCGTAAGGCCACTCAGGAACTGAGAGAAAGATTGGTGGCAGGTGCCGTCGCTACAGGCCGAAATGACTTTCTTGATTATGTTTCGAGCCGGTCAAACCTTCATATCTCCACCATTCACGGCGTCCTAAGCCTATTTCTGCGTCGTTATGGCCACCTTTTGGAATTGGACACGGGATTCAAAATACTTTCCGAGGCGGATGGATTTCGCCTGGCAAAGACAGTGTTTCGCAAACAGCTTTTGGAGAGTGCGGAAGCATCAGACTTGGTTGAAATCTGGTCGGTGAATGAGCTGGTAGGTATGTTGAGGAGCTATCACGAGATGAAGCTGCAGTATCCAGAAGCGCGGGCCCTTCAGCTAACCGATTGTGGAGAATTGTTTCGGGCACTGGTCTACCCCCTGGTTCTATCCCTTCGCGAGATTATTTCCCAAGCTAGGGAGCAAACCGATAACGAAAAGTGGCAGATCTACTTCACTGGCTTGGAAAGACTTTTTGTCGCCATCGAGAGGGTGCAAAATGAGACTCATTGGACGGCAATTGAAACCGCCAATGAGGCATTGGGGAGGAAGCCCAATTTTTCCAGTAAAACGTCTCCGGCGGCCTTCAGTCCTGAGCTCAAGGAAAAACTGGATGAGGATCTGAAGTCCCTGAAAGCATTGTTGGAAAAAGAAGGAGTCGGTGCTTCTTCCTGGAATGAGCTTGTTGAGTTGGCGGTTCGTTTTCAGTCTGTGGCAGATTTGTTTCACGAGAATTTTACCCACCACAAGCGTTCGACGGGCCAGCTGGAGATGGGAGATCTTGAGTTGCTGGCTCGGGATAGTTTACGCAAGTTCCCTCAGGTGGGAGAAGCTTTTTCTCAGGAGTGGGATTATTGGCTGATCGATGAGTTTCAGGATACAAGCCCGCTTCAGGTTGAATTACTGGATTTGTTAATCGGCGACCGCAAGGCCTTTGTGGTGGGCGATCCCCAGCAGTCCATTTATCTGTTTCGCGGAGCTCGAAGTGAGGTCTTCCAGGAACGATGGAAGGTCATTGGTTCCAAAGGAGGAGATCAAAGGGAAAAGGCCGTAAATTATCGTTCGCAACCCTCACTGTTATTATTCTTTAATGATGTGTTTCGCGGGCTGGGCTCTCAATTTAGGCCCATGGAGCCCAGGTCTCCAGATTTGAATACCGATCAGCCCGTTGCCTATTTTGCCGTTGGCAAGGACTACGACGGAGAGGTTGAGGGGCTGGAAAACTCAGAACTGGCGGCGATCATTCATCATATCGAAAGGCTTAGGTCTGGTAAGGCGGAGTTTCAGGACATCTGTATTCTCGGCCGCACCAATGGGCACCTAGCTGACTTGGCTCGTAAGCTACAGGCAGTCGGTTACCCGATTCACCTTCATGCTGCCAGTGGATTTTATGACCGCCGAGAAATTCGCGATGCCATGTCTTTGGTTCGGTTTTTTCTTAATGTTCATGATGATGCTAATTTGTTTACCTTGGTGCGGTCGCCCTTTTTTAGAGTGAGCGATGATGAGCTCGCCCACATCATGTCTTCTGGGGAAGGGTCACTGTGGCAAAAGCTTATCGACCGTGCTGGAGACTGTCCTGCGGTCAGAAGATTAAAGTCCTATCTGCAAATGTCACACTCCACCGGTGTGGCCTGGGCCGTCAGACGTGCGATCCTAGACGATGGAGTTTTCAGTCTGAGTTTCCAATATGATGGCACCGGACGGCGTGAGGCGAATCTTTGGAAGTTTATAAAGCAGGTGGTAGAGCTGGAGCGCAAACCGGGTTCCCGTTTCATTGATCTTTCAGATCGGTTAGGTAGGGAGTTGAGTCCCGATGAAGAGTCTTCGGAAAGCGATGCGGTCACCGCGTTGGAGCCTGATCGAATCAACCTGATGACAATTCACTCATCCAAAGGCTTGCAGTTTCCTCATGTTCTCTTGCCCAGGTGTGACCGTGGCAACAGGGCCAAAGCTTCTCCCTCTTTTGGCCTGGAGGAGGAAAGTGGAATCTGGGCGGTGTCGCGAAGAAGCCCCTTGGATGGAGAAAAGATTCACAGTCTGCCTGCACTGGTAGACCAAGCCCGCCGCCATACCCGGGAGATGGAAGAATCCGAACGACTCTTGTATGTGGCGCTCACTCGGGCTAAGGACACTGTCTTTTGCAGTTGGAGCGAAAAGGTGCAATCCAATTCGTGGGCAGAAAAATTGAACGGATGGGTTAGAGAGCCGGGTCAGATCAAGCGTCCAAGCTATTGCTTTGAAGTGGAGTTGGGGCCTTGGTCCGTTGAGACAAATCTTGGCGATCGGGATCTCCAGCAAAGTGTTCCTGAAAAGGCGATGCATCCAGAAGATCCGACGAGCCATGAAATGGGGCCCAAGTTTTCAGTGAGTGAGTATTTGGAGGAAAAGCTTGAACTTCCGCAGATGGAACAGCTACGTCCCGGTGCAGAGGAGGTGCAGTCGAGAGTTCAGGCGAGTAATGAGGGAATTCTCATTCATCGTTTGATGGAGACTCTGCACTTTGATTGGGATTTTGATTGTTCAGCTGCGGCCGAAGAATGGTTTGGCCCTCAGGCAAGTAAGGCCCGCACCGCCATCGACTATGTCCGCTCTTGTCAGGAGCCCCCGATGAGAGATTTGATTCAGGGTGGAGAGGTTGAGTGGGGATTTCAAGTTCCTACTGCTAAGGGAATTCTGGAGGGTCAGATCGATCTGTGGGGGAGGGACTCTGAGGGTCAGGTTTGGTTGATCGACTATAAGTCTGGGTCAGAGAAATACCTGGATAAGGCCCTTCATCAATTGAGTCTTTATTCCGTGGCCTTGAGAAAATTGGGGATCAAAGAAGAGATCCGACTGGCTGTGGTGTATCCTTTAACTGGGAAATCACATTTCCGACAGGCTCCGAGTGAAGCCCAGCTTGTGAAACTATTTCCCGAACTTTTTTAG
- a CDS encoding PD-(D/E)XK nuclease family protein translates to MLELREVHHPHQKQKLFEDFDPSRDTWLVSDLKSKLEIQKRFLRQGMVLAEDSVLRVSELWRKFLVRCSPGARVISADLARSLLGQWLEESEYEWAKSPGTAQNLFAYTAQLLPILTHNQGEEILQEWWGDHSDSLVRWGHWYNLSKWAWSQFEEKNLVPSPWVSAWLSNWSGPRLTWSRRLFVDLGSELSAVEAEVLWGLSGSSDVFIVTPGEQWRGRFDKSLRGYRVLKEKLGQSIQTPKRAETPTVKGYAFHRYSTMLAEIKAAVMAVREWLKQGVAPSAIVLMAPDVETYWPVLSEYLAKEGIPAGKDHLVTLQSFPDVIRWLAHLRMDAGLGSSADIELTAFRSESERRLAFDDFRRLFSIYYDVEDLKRDDQVQRLFDIHGNPQNLMLRDEFVAWALRRWPTKEVTDQLEGIFHQFLQDCPYSTRLSLRNWVSFTEKLCARIEVKVGRGLGKGIQLLNLSSGEWVDASHIWVMGLTEDGMRRTETTGILLSDVLSLERDMGFFLNHPDRMQAEFEAEWMLDRTWSEAVLSTPTVDFAGTIQAPAMLWLRRAMDENPDWEKCTIPPKCRWDTLQSVDIREMAQVEGWTEDLHASIETELPRELGVQPIPGFGANLDLSLSVSQLESYLECPFNVAAAKIFRLSDTPELDMDVDHMSKGSLMHKLFEILTRGEVFRSAYTREELGEAVDQARTESELILADERLWPPLKSKMVDMADRFVSFETAWRANYPKTQTVGRELKVKCRWNPKEKKFVSEDQEGILFRGFVDRVDVDGDGHFVVLDYKSSPYGLTYHKSWLNNNSLQLSLYSHWLSLGFSQLGPGEVVGALYYVTKTMDRNKGFVTDEGIEGFIEISGRSQKLDTAGREALIEGVVHVVDQTMGAILAGDFKPHPKDPDTTCQGCRWRGLCRAPHLN, encoded by the coding sequence ATGCTTGAGTTAAGGGAAGTTCACCATCCCCACCAAAAACAAAAACTTTTCGAAGACTTTGATCCCAGCAGAGACACATGGTTGGTCTCTGATCTCAAATCCAAGTTGGAAATCCAAAAACGGTTTTTGCGCCAAGGAATGGTGTTAGCGGAGGACTCGGTCTTGCGGGTCAGTGAGCTTTGGCGCAAATTTTTGGTGCGTTGCTCGCCAGGTGCCCGCGTGATTTCCGCCGATTTAGCTAGGTCCCTTCTTGGCCAGTGGTTAGAAGAATCGGAGTATGAATGGGCAAAGTCGCCCGGAACTGCTCAAAATCTTTTTGCCTATACAGCTCAACTTCTACCCATTTTGACCCATAATCAGGGTGAAGAGATTCTGCAGGAGTGGTGGGGAGATCACTCGGACAGCCTGGTTCGTTGGGGCCATTGGTATAACTTGTCCAAGTGGGCTTGGAGTCAATTTGAGGAAAAGAACTTGGTTCCTTCCCCTTGGGTGAGCGCCTGGCTTTCAAATTGGAGCGGGCCAAGGTTGACCTGGTCCCGGCGACTCTTTGTGGATCTTGGTAGTGAACTTAGTGCTGTTGAGGCAGAGGTGTTGTGGGGGCTAAGTGGAAGCTCAGATGTTTTCATCGTCACTCCCGGAGAACAATGGCGTGGTCGGTTTGATAAGTCTCTGCGTGGGTATCGAGTTCTAAAAGAGAAGTTGGGACAGTCGATTCAGACCCCTAAGAGGGCAGAAACCCCGACAGTTAAAGGTTACGCTTTTCACCGGTATTCCACCATGCTCGCCGAAATCAAGGCCGCTGTCATGGCGGTGCGAGAGTGGCTCAAGCAAGGGGTGGCCCCTTCAGCGATTGTGCTTATGGCTCCGGATGTGGAAACCTACTGGCCAGTGTTGTCTGAGTATTTAGCCAAAGAGGGGATCCCGGCGGGCAAGGATCACTTGGTTACACTCCAATCCTTTCCTGATGTTATTCGCTGGTTGGCTCATTTGCGCATGGATGCTGGACTTGGGAGTAGTGCCGACATTGAACTAACGGCCTTCCGGTCTGAGTCTGAACGACGATTGGCCTTTGATGACTTTCGTCGATTGTTTTCAATTTACTATGACGTGGAAGACCTCAAAAGGGATGATCAGGTCCAGCGCCTGTTTGACATCCACGGCAACCCGCAAAATCTAATGCTTCGAGACGAATTTGTGGCTTGGGCGTTGCGCCGCTGGCCAACGAAGGAAGTGACGGATCAGTTGGAAGGGATATTTCATCAGTTTCTTCAGGATTGTCCCTATAGTACACGATTGAGTTTGCGAAACTGGGTGAGTTTTACCGAAAAGCTTTGTGCCCGCATTGAAGTAAAAGTGGGAAGGGGACTGGGGAAAGGCATTCAGCTCTTGAACCTCTCCTCAGGCGAGTGGGTCGATGCCTCCCATATTTGGGTTATGGGTTTGACCGAAGATGGAATGAGAAGGACAGAGACCACGGGGATTTTGTTGAGTGATGTGCTGTCTTTGGAACGGGATATGGGATTTTTTCTCAACCATCCGGATCGTATGCAGGCTGAGTTTGAGGCGGAGTGGATGTTGGACCGCACCTGGAGCGAGGCAGTTCTTTCAACACCGACGGTGGATTTTGCCGGGACCATACAGGCCCCAGCGATGTTGTGGCTACGTAGGGCGATGGATGAGAATCCTGATTGGGAGAAGTGCACCATTCCACCCAAGTGCCGCTGGGATACCTTGCAGTCAGTTGACATCCGGGAGATGGCCCAGGTGGAGGGGTGGACCGAGGATTTGCATGCGAGCATCGAGACCGAGCTTCCCAGAGAATTGGGAGTTCAGCCGATCCCAGGTTTTGGTGCCAATCTTGATCTATCTTTATCGGTCTCCCAGCTGGAATCCTATCTGGAGTGTCCGTTTAATGTTGCCGCAGCAAAAATATTTCGATTGTCCGACACCCCAGAGTTGGACATGGATGTGGATCACATGTCCAAGGGAAGCTTAATGCACAAGTTGTTCGAGATCCTCACTCGGGGGGAGGTGTTTCGTTCGGCCTACACACGGGAGGAACTTGGAGAGGCGGTGGATCAAGCGCGAACCGAAAGTGAATTGATTCTTGCGGACGAGCGCCTGTGGCCGCCATTGAAGAGCAAGATGGTGGATATGGCCGATCGGTTTGTCAGTTTTGAAACTGCCTGGCGAGCCAATTATCCCAAAACCCAAACCGTGGGTCGGGAGCTTAAGGTCAAGTGCCGATGGAACCCGAAGGAGAAAAAATTTGTTTCAGAAGATCAGGAGGGGATTCTCTTTCGGGGATTTGTGGATCGGGTGGATGTCGATGGAGACGGGCACTTTGTGGTCCTGGATTACAAGTCTTCTCCCTACGGACTTACCTACCACAAGTCATGGTTGAACAATAACTCCCTTCAGCTCAGCCTTTATTCCCATTGGCTGAGTCTCGGGTTTTCGCAATTAGGTCCCGGGGAGGTGGTAGGAGCCTTGTACTATGTGACCAAGACAATGGACCGCAACAAGGGCTTTGTCACTGATGAGGGAATTGAGGGCTTCATTGAAATCTCTGGTCGATCTCAAAAGCTGGATACTGCAGGTCGCGAGGCCTTGATTGAAGGGGTCGTGCATGTGGTGGATCAGACGATGGGGGCTATTTTAGCCGGAGATTTCAAGCCACACCCCAAGGACCCAGATACCACCTGCCAAGGTTGTCGATGGAGAGGATTATGTCGAGCGCCCCATTTGAATTGA
- a CDS encoding dephospho-CoA kinase, translating to MKWIGLTGGIGTGKSTVAQLLRARGCTVVDADQLARQAVAKNSEGFKQVVSLFGTQVLGPDGNLDRSRLGKLVFGDSKRLAELEKIIHPIVRRLALDERDRLAAQGLPVAFYDVPLLYEKGLETMFDQVVLVYAPESTQIERVMNRDGFSLDEAKQRVASQLAIEEKRRRAQIVLDNSGARELLERQVAELLERFKA from the coding sequence ATGAAATGGATCGGACTTACAGGTGGAATTGGAACGGGAAAGTCGACTGTAGCCCAGTTGTTAAGGGCTCGTGGTTGCACTGTGGTAGATGCGGATCAGTTGGCCCGGCAGGCCGTAGCCAAAAATAGTGAGGGATTTAAGCAAGTTGTCTCTCTATTTGGGACGCAAGTCCTGGGACCTGATGGAAATCTAGACCGAAGTCGATTAGGGAAGCTGGTTTTTGGTGACTCAAAACGACTCGCTGAATTGGAAAAAATCATTCATCCCATTGTGAGACGCTTGGCCTTAGACGAGAGAGATCGTTTGGCAGCCCAAGGTCTACCTGTCGCCTTTTATGATGTGCCTTTGTTATATGAGAAGGGACTGGAGACCATGTTTGACCAGGTGGTATTGGTTTATGCCCCTGAGTCTACACAAATTGAGAGAGTCATGAATCGGGATGGATTTTCACTGGATGAGGCCAAGCAAAGAGTTGCCTCGCAGCTCGCCATTGAAGAGAAAAGGAGGAGGGCGCAGATTGTCTTGGATAACTCTGGCGCTCGCGAATTGTTGGAGCGCCAAGTTGCAGAATTGCTTGAGCGTTTTAAGGCTTAA
- a CDS encoding protein kinase, producing MESKSYEVFGKYILLEKLAAGGMAEVFLARSPGAGGIGKFVAIKRILPQFSDSQEFIDMFKDEAKIAINLSHSNIVSIYEFGVEKAQFFLVMDYVEGRNLRQILNKMKKANTQFSIDQIVYVCKEVAAGLDHAHRCLDGTTGKPLNITHRDMSPQNVMVSYEGEVKIVDFGIAKAESQLETTRAGTLKGKFGYMSPEQAEGQPVDLRTDIFSLGIVLWELLANDRLFIANNEINTLRKIRDCQVPSLRKINPNIHAELERIVQKALARDRNLRYQTAAAMHRDLNRYLNRQFPDFSPHDYSVFVKTLFADEILETRRRLIEYAKVSFDSLGVQLPSDEESHRRTVTGPAPSRGKQGGPRLQNLPDPNKVVPVHLTDSTSTSTTTETDSGESGPNTYSDANIDFTTDRDAETGAFRIKEPTMVHGMDQSAESEAEQIAKQKLKDNLKALVDKAQTLKEPGAKPNPGNQMRGGVRVQKDGQEGLNPNGPSSLDDNALAEVMRLHQRQDQEPLTDGNHQNNHHQQQHYEQVGSSNLRHNQQHGHMALDPDYEEESNKFNQYSSYSISRYTSTTDVEGNSVAKRGFGVMMGAVVALLFYSFAVKFYPNQMTPVMNITEPVLGSLHKALGGNVELGSDGAPTKPGGSDQPPPLNPGGSGQIPSPHQTGTQPPVEPPRGTVAAITPPPTAPQLDPLENQNPALLKSTAMADLLITSTPSGAEIYVDGRNSGKVTPSKIKVPSTEKFLVVLKRTGYIDYERRDLLRSETGRKLAATLQKALVGYLNIDVIPPRAVKVFINGQRLSGEMLPIYNYAVPAETWVVVKAVDPISSLAAEEKIFLSRDQKKSVTLYLKKRGKGRK from the coding sequence GTGGAAAGTAAATCATACGAGGTATTTGGAAAATACATCCTCCTCGAAAAACTGGCCGCTGGCGGGATGGCCGAGGTTTTTCTTGCTCGCTCTCCCGGGGCAGGTGGCATAGGAAAGTTCGTCGCTATCAAGAGGATTCTACCTCAATTTTCCGATAGCCAAGAATTTATTGACATGTTCAAAGACGAAGCAAAAATCGCCATTAACCTTTCACACAGTAATATCGTGAGCATTTATGAGTTTGGTGTCGAAAAGGCCCAGTTCTTTTTGGTAATGGACTATGTTGAGGGGCGCAACTTGCGTCAAATTCTCAACAAGATGAAAAAAGCCAACACCCAGTTCTCCATTGATCAGATTGTCTATGTCTGCAAAGAGGTGGCCGCAGGCCTTGATCACGCACACCGATGTTTGGATGGGACCACCGGTAAGCCACTAAATATCACTCACCGTGATATGAGTCCGCAAAATGTAATGGTTAGCTATGAGGGCGAAGTCAAGATTGTGGACTTCGGTATTGCCAAGGCTGAAAGCCAATTGGAAACCACTCGCGCTGGAACTCTAAAGGGCAAGTTTGGTTACATGAGTCCGGAGCAGGCAGAAGGACAGCCTGTCGATCTGCGGACGGACATTTTTTCATTAGGAATTGTGCTTTGGGAACTCTTGGCCAATGACCGACTGTTTATTGCCAATAATGAAATCAATACTCTGCGTAAGATCCGGGATTGTCAGGTTCCGAGCTTGAGAAAAATCAATCCCAACATCCACGCCGAGCTGGAGAGGATTGTACAAAAGGCTCTGGCCCGCGACCGCAACCTTCGTTACCAAACAGCAGCAGCCATGCACCGGGATCTGAACCGCTATCTCAACCGTCAATTCCCCGACTTCTCCCCGCACGACTATTCGGTATTTGTTAAAACTCTATTTGCCGACGAGATCCTTGAAACTCGTCGTCGGCTGATTGAATACGCCAAGGTCAGCTTCGATTCACTTGGCGTACAGCTACCATCGGACGAGGAGTCCCATAGGAGGACTGTCACTGGACCAGCTCCTAGCCGTGGCAAACAAGGTGGTCCGAGACTGCAAAACCTGCCTGACCCCAATAAGGTGGTCCCCGTCCATTTGACGGATTCGACGTCCACTTCGACAACCACCGAGACGGACTCTGGGGAATCGGGGCCCAATACTTACAGTGATGCCAATATTGATTTCACCACCGATCGAGATGCCGAAACTGGGGCCTTCCGGATAAAGGAACCCACGATGGTTCATGGCATGGACCAAAGCGCCGAGTCGGAAGCTGAACAGATTGCGAAACAAAAACTCAAGGACAACCTAAAAGCATTGGTGGATAAGGCCCAGACTCTCAAAGAACCAGGAGCCAAGCCTAATCCGGGGAACCAGATGCGTGGTGGCGTTCGCGTCCAGAAAGATGGTCAAGAGGGCCTAAACCCCAATGGCCCATCTAGTCTGGATGACAATGCTCTGGCAGAAGTCATGCGACTTCACCAACGGCAGGATCAAGAGCCTCTGACGGATGGCAACCACCAAAACAATCATCATCAGCAACAGCACTATGAACAGGTAGGTAGCTCCAACCTTCGCCATAATCAACAACATGGGCATATGGCTCTAGATCCTGATTATGAAGAAGAGAGTAATAAATTTAACCAATACTCCAGCTATAGTATTTCTCGCTACACTTCAACCACCGACGTGGAAGGTAACTCCGTTGCCAAACGTGGATTTGGTGTCATGATGGGAGCGGTTGTCGCTCTGCTTTTCTATTCCTTTGCTGTGAAGTTTTATCCCAACCAGATGACGCCTGTTATGAACATCACGGAACCTGTACTGGGATCTCTGCACAAGGCCTTGGGGGGTAATGTGGAGCTGGGATCAGATGGAGCTCCTACCAAGCCGGGGGGATCGGATCAGCCGCCACCACTCAACCCTGGCGGCTCCGGGCAAATTCCTTCCCCACACCAGACAGGGACTCAACCGCCCGTAGAGCCCCCAAGGGGGACCGTTGCGGCCATCACTCCTCCTCCAACAGCTCCGCAACTTGATCCGCTTGAAAATCAGAATCCAGCATTGCTCAAGAGTACGGCGATGGCCGATCTGTTGATCACCAGCACTCCGTCTGGGGCGGAAATCTATGTTGACGGGCGAAATTCGGGCAAAGTCACTCCGAGTAAGATCAAAGTGCCATCTACGGAAAAATTTTTGGTGGTCCTCAAACGCACCGGTTACATCGACTACGAAAGAAGAGACCTGCTGAGATCTGAAACTGGCCGCAAGTTGGCGGCCACCCTGCAGAAGGCATTGGTCGGTTACCTGAATATCGATGTTATTCCTCCCCGTGCGGTGAAGGTGTTTATCAACGGCCAACGATTGTCGGGAGAAATGCTGCCCATCTACAACTACGCGGTTCCAGCTGAGACGTGGGTGGTCGTAAAGGCCGTGGATCCAATCAGCTCCCTGGCGGCTGAGGAGAAAATTTTCCTATCCCGCGACCAGAAGAAAAGTGTTACTCTCTATCTGAAAAAACGCGGCAAAGGCCGTAAATAG